TAATCCGTGCCATACCATGCGTCCACATCCCATAATATAACCTGCTCCTTGCCATCGCTGCGATGCTCCAGTCGATCACCGATAACTTGAAAAAATGGCTCATTATCGTGCATGGAAACTACACCAAAATTTTCCTGTGGTTTTCCCGGTGCATCCTTCGCTATTTTACGAATTTCCTTGCCCGGTTCTGGCGGTAGTCCGGGACTATGATAATCAGCCGGTTTTGGCTCGGTTCCCTCATTGGTTGCCTGTATCGGCACATCCACAGAATGATGCTGATGTTCCTGCGCGAACGCCATAGACGGTGCGATGCAGATAAAAGTGCTTAGTATTATTTTTTTCATGATGTCCTCCATTATGCTACCCTCACAACCTGAAACATGCCTGCTTCCATGTGGTAGAGCAGATGGCAGTGAAACGCCCAGTCACCTTTTTCAATGGGCGTGATTCTAAAAGATGCAACTTCGCCGGGTTTAAGCAGATAGGTATGCTTGAACGGAATTTCTTCGTTACTGCGTCCGGTTTCCAGCTGCATCCACATGCCATGCAGGTGCATGGGGTGATCCATCATCGTATGGTTAACCATATAAAGGCGCAGACGTTCATTATGCCTGAACAGATATGGCCCCGGCTGGTCAGTAAACTTCTTACCATCCAACGAGAAAATATAGCGCTCCATATTAGCGGTGACATTAATCGTCATCTCGCGTTCGACTTCGGCATTGTATGGTTGTGGCTCATTGGAAATCAAATCTTTGTAAGTCAGCACTTTCCATCCATCGTTGCCAAGGCCGATTCCCGGCTCGTCCATACGCTCTTTCGGGTTCATCACCGTCATTGCTACGTCTGGATTATTCTTATCCGGCATGAAAGGCATCGGCCCATTTGGGCCGGGAATGTTTTCATCCTGCATCTTCATGCGTTTGTGGTGCATTTTCTCCATCATGGCATCATCCATGCCGCCGAAATACTTACCTTTCATCATGCCCATACCAATGCTTTCCAGTGTGCGATCCGGTACAGGGCGCATTTTAGGCACTGGAGCAGTCATACCCGGCTGTGGAGAAAGAGTGCCGCGTGTGTAACCACTGCGATCAAGCGATTCGACAAAGATCGTATAGGCTTTCTCCTCTTTTGGCGTAACTAGCACATCATAGGTTTCCGCAACACCGATGCGGAATTCATGGAACTTGACGGGCTTCACCTTTTTGCCATCGACCATGACGACCGTCATATCCAGCCCCGGAATCCGGACATCAAAATTACTCATGGCAGCAGAGTTAATGAAGCGCAGCCGCACCGTTTCGCCGGGTTTGAACAGACCGCTCCAGTTCATATCGGGCGAATGGCCATTCATGAGATAGGTATAAACAGAGCCGGTAACATTCGAGAGATCACGCGGCGACATATTCATTTTAGCAAAAGGCAGCAACTCGGCATTGGCTTCACCAAAACCTTTGCGTTTTACATCATTCAGATAATCAAAAACCGTACGCTTGTAATAAATGTAATATTCCGGATCGAGATTGATGTTGCGAAAGATGGTTTCGGGGTCTTCGAACGCCCAATCGGAAAGCACAATCACATGATCGCGGTCATAATGGAACGGCTCCGGCGTTTTAGGGTCGATGATGATCGGCCCGTAAGCACCGGTCTGTTCCTGAAAGCGTGAATGGCTATGATACCAATAAGTGCCTGCCTGTATGACTGGGAAGCGGTAACGATAGGTTTCCCCCGGCTGGATACCATTAAAATTCACACCCGGCACGCCATCCATGCGAAATGGCACCAAGATGCCGTGCCAGTGGATAGAAGCATGATCCACATCCTCCAGATGGTTGGTAACATCCATCGTTACCTCATCACCTTCGCGCCAGCGTATCAGCGGGGCTGGTACTGTGCCGTTTATAGCAGTTGACCGGCCTTGCTTACCGTCAATGGTCAGTGGCGTGTAGCGGAATGCCAAATCAAAATAGTTTTGTGCCTTATAATTCTGCACTCCTTCATGGAGATTCTTCGGGCTGGCCAGTGCCCATGCCGGAAGCGGTAGCGCGGCGTTCATGCCGGTGACAAAAATGCCCGCGCCAATGCCCTGAATAAAGCGGCGGCGTGTCAGGTCTATGGGTGGGGGTGTAATGATATTTTTTTCGCTCATGGGTTTCTCCTAGATTTTCTTGATGTTAAGTCTGAGCGCATTAGCCACAACGCTTAAGGAACTAAGCGACATGGCAGCGGCGGCAATAATGGGTGAAAGCAGGATGCCAAAGAAGGGATATAAAACCCCGGCAGCTATCGGAACGCCTGCGGCATTATAGATAAAGGCAAAGAACAGGTTTTGCCGGATGTTCCGCATGGTGGCGCGGGATAGGTTGATGGCGGTGGCGATGCCGTTTAAGTCACCGCGCAACAATGTCACGCCTGCGCTTTCCATCGCCACATCGGTTCCGGTTCCCATAGCGATTCCCACATGCGCGGAAGCCAGAGCCGGTGCGTCATTCACCCCATCACCGGCCATAGCGATAGTTGCACCACCATCACGCAATTCACTCACAATGCGGCTTTTATCCTGTGGCAATACATCGGCATGAACTTCATCAATGCCCAGCTTCCCTGCCACCGACCGTGCGGTGGTATCGTTATCGCCGGTCAGCATGACAATTTTCAAACCAGCTTCGTGTAAGTCCTTAATGGCTTTTGCGGTGGTTTCTTTAATCGGATCAGCTACCGCAATCATGCCAGCCAGCTTGCCATCCACAGCAACAAACATCGCTGTGCCACCCTCGGCGCGGTAGGTATCGGCCTGTTCTTTTAAGCTACTACTATCAACCCCCATATCATCCAGGAGCTTGGTATTGCCAAGCGCCACTTTTTTCCTATCAACATTGCCTTTCACACCTTTGCCGGTGACCGCTTCAAATTCATTGGCTTTTGCCAGTTTCACTCCTTTGCCTTCTGCACCGCGCACAATAGCTTCTGCCAGTGGATGTTCACTGCCTTGCTCTAATGATGCGGCGAGGCGTAATACCTCATCCTCCGATAAATCGCCTGCGCTGACGACATGGGTGAGCGCGGGTTTTCCTTCGGTGAGTGTGCCGGTTTTATCGACTACCAGCGTATCCACCTTTTCCAATATCTCCAGCGCACCGGCATTCTTAATCAGCACACCGGCTTTTGCTCCGCGCCCGACACCCACCATAATGGACATCGGCGTAGCCAATCCCAAAGCGCATGGGCAGGCTATGATTAGCACCGATACGGCGGCGATCAGCCCATAGCTAAAGCCCTGCGCGGTGGCAAATACCGTCCATGCAATAAAGGCAATGATGGCAATGACGATGACAATCGGCACAAACCAGCCGGATACTTTATCGACCACGCGCTGGATGGGAGCTTGACTGCGCTGGGCATCGGCTACCATCTGCACGATTTGCGCGAGCATCGTGTCAGAGCCAATCTTCTCTGCTTTAATAATCAATGAGCCATTGCCGTTGACCGTGCCGCCGATCACTTTCGCGCTTTCGGTTTTTTCAATCGGCATGGGTTCGCCGGTGACCATGGATTCATCGACATGGCTTTTGCCTTCCACCACCACACCATCGACCGGCACTTTCTCACCGGGGCGGATACGCAGCAAATCACCAAGCTGAATATCTTCAATGGCAATTTCTTCTTCCTTATCACCGTTGACACGTTTTGCGGTTTTCGGAGCTAAACCCAGCAAGGCTTTAATCGCGCCGCCGGTGCGCTCCCGCGCTTTAAGCTCCAGCATCTGGCCGAGTAGCACCAGCACGATAATTACTGAAGCTGCTTCAAAATAGACTGGCACGACACCTTCGGACTTAAACGCATCGGGGAAAATGCCGGGAGCAAGGGTGGCAATCACACTATAGACCCATGCCACGCCAGTTCCCATCGCCACCAGCGTAAACATATTCAGTGATTTAGCTTTCACCGATTGCCAGCCACGCTCAAAAAACGGCCAACCTGCCCATAGCACCACGGGGGTAGCAAAGACCATCTGCACCCAGTTGGATATGCTGGCATCGAGCAGGTGGAAATCCATGAAATGGCCACCCATTTCTAACACTAGCAGCGGCAGCGATAAAACTAGTCCAATCCAGAAGCGGCGGCGAAAATCGGTAAGCTCCGGGTTTTCGCCTTCTTCGCCGGTGATCGTTTCCGGCTCTAAAGCCATGCCGCATTTCGGGCAGCTTCCCGGCCCCAGTTGCCGCACCTCCGGGTGCATCGGGCAGGTGTACATTATTTTGGAAGCGTCTGCGCCTTTTGGCAGCGGTTTTGCTTCGTTGTGGTCATGCTGATGATGGCAGCAGCTTTTGGCTTGGTGTTCGCTCATAATTCACCTTCAAACTCTGGTACGGGACGCTCTGCGGCGGCTGCTTCGGTAGTGGCTTTGCCGTTTTTCTTAATATCCTCGATCAGCCAATCCATTTCTTTAATTTCGCGGCGCTGGGCTTTAATAATTTCATCGGCCAGCTCGCGCACACGCTTGTCTTCAATACCTGAACGCTCGCTGGTGAGTACCGCGATAGAGTGATGCGGAATCATGGCTCGCATATAGGAAGTATCACCGACCGTGGCTTGGCTGCGCACCAGAAATACACCGAGTGCGAAAATGGCGATTGCCCCGATAAAGATGGCAGTGTTTTTAGTCTTATTCTGATACATGCCGAGCATGAAGCTAAGCATAATCACGGCCATCGCTCCGCCCATATAAATGGCCATGTAAGTGCGCGTTTCGCTAAAAAAGACGTGATCCAGCGCGTAAGTGTTCAGGTACATCAAACCAAACATGACGATGGTTGATGTGGTAATCATAGCTAAAAATCGTTTGTAGTTGTTCATAGGTTCCTCCGTAACATTATTTATTTTTTCCATTCTCATGACATTTACCGCCTTTATTATTCAGGTAATGTACAAAGGGGCAATGTTCCGCTGGCACCTGACCGCCGGGACAATCTTTTGCAAAGCGCTCTAATGAGTTAAGAGCTATTTTGCTATCTGCAATCTGTTGCTTGAATTTACTTATTTTATCTTCCACCATCGACAATATATCGCCACAAACCGAACTGCTATTCTCGGCCATCGTCAGCAACTGCTTGATTTCATCCAAGGTAAAATTCATGATTTTACCACGGCGGATGAACAGCAATATATTCAGCGTATCGGGTGAATAAACACGGTAACCGTTCGCTGCACGATCCGGTTTTTTTAAGATTCCCAGTTTTTCATAATAGCGAATAGTATCCGCTGGGCATTCGCTCAGTTCTGATAATTTTCCGATAGTTATATAGTGTTTATCTGTCATATCGCGGGACTCTACACCTTAGACCATACTCCAAGGTCAAATGTTTATTACCAACAAATTGGAGTTTATTTTTAATGGGTATGATCTTCATGCCCGTCATCGCTATTTGTGTTGGTTTCAGTTCCTTCTTGGTCAGATGATTCACTATCATCTGCATGAGCTTTGCCGCTACTTTCCGATGATGACATTACGCCAACACCATGACGGTACACTAGTTCGCCGCCCTTATAGCCAGTGGTTGTCAAAGGGGTTAATGCTAGCAAAGCCAGTATAACGAATAACCAGCCTTCTTTAGCACCACGCCGCCAGTTGATGGCAGCCCACAATGCCAGCAAAGCAAATGATGCCGCTGTTGCAATTGCCCAGTTTCGGTGATCGTGAATATAGTGATCAACCTGACTGCTTATCTGATGATGTGCTTGCTCCATAGCCCCGAAGCCTGCCCATAGGGTAAGGGGAGTTATAAGCACTCCCGTCCATAAAGAGACTCTTCCTGCTATTAAAAATGTTTTCCCCCATGGCTGATCTTTGCCAAATTGAGCTATTAAAAAGGCAAAGGGTGAGAGAAATAAAAGTGCAAAGGTAAAATGCACCAATATGGGATGCCAGTTAGGAATAATTTCAGGCATGGGAAACCTCCTTATTGTTAGATTGGTTAAAAATGAAAATATGTTCCGGCGTAAATTCACGCACATGGCGCAGGCCACAAGTGCGAGCAATAAGTGCCGTTTCCTCACGCACCCGGTTCACATAATTGCAGACACCGTGTTTCTTTTCCTGCGGTTTCAAAGCCTTTTGCAGGTGTAGGTCATGGGTGGCCACCCCGCTGGGGCAGGTATTGGTATGGCAGCGCATGGCCTGTATGCAGCCAATGGAAAACATGAAGCCACGCGCCGAAACCACATAATCGGCTCCGGCAGCCAATGCCCACGCTACATCGCCCGGTGTAACCAGTTGACCGGAGGCAATCAGGCGGATGCGCTCTTTAAGTTCATGCTCATGTATAATCTTTGCCGTTTCCGGCAGTGCGATACGAATCGGCAGGGCAACATAATCCATTAACATCATTGGTGCTGCGCCACTGCCGCCTTCGGAACCATCAATGGTGAGAAAGTCCGGGGCAGCATTTTCGCCACGTTGTATGACTTCTTCACACAATTCTTTCACCCATGCCGGGTCACCCAGTGCCGTTTTGATGCCGACAGGCTTGCCGGTAATCTCCCGTAGCTCTGCGATGAAATCCAATAGCTGCAAAGTGTTGGCTGCTTCCTTGTGACGATTAGGAGAGATGGAATCTTCGTTTTCGGGAATATTACGAATTTCCGCGATTTCCTTGGTGACTTTACAGGCGGG
This sequence is a window from Alphaproteobacteria bacterium. Protein-coding genes within it:
- a CDS encoding copper resistance system multicopper oxidase, with the protein product MSEKNIITPPPIDLTRRRFIQGIGAGIFVTGMNAALPLPAWALASPKNLHEGVQNYKAQNYFDLAFRYTPLTIDGKQGRSTAINGTVPAPLIRWREGDEVTMDVTNHLEDVDHASIHWHGILVPFRMDGVPGVNFNGIQPGETYRYRFPVIQAGTYWYHSHSRFQEQTGAYGPIIIDPKTPEPFHYDRDHVIVLSDWAFEDPETIFRNINLDPEYYIYYKRTVFDYLNDVKRKGFGEANAELLPFAKMNMSPRDLSNVTGSVYTYLMNGHSPDMNWSGLFKPGETVRLRFINSAAMSNFDVRIPGLDMTVVMVDGKKVKPVKFHEFRIGVAETYDVLVTPKEEKAYTIFVESLDRSGYTRGTLSPQPGMTAPVPKMRPVPDRTLESIGMGMMKGKYFGGMDDAMMEKMHHKRMKMQDENIPGPNGPMPFMPDKNNPDVAMTVMNPKERMDEPGIGLGNDGWKVLTYKDLISNEPQPYNAEVEREMTINVTANMERYIFSLDGKKFTDQPGPYLFRHNERLRLYMVNHTMMDHPMHLHGMWMQLETGRSNEEIPFKHTYLLKPGEVASFRITPIEKGDWAFHCHLLYHMEAGMFQVVRVA
- a CDS encoding copper-translocating P-type ATPase is translated as MSEHQAKSCCHHQHDHNEAKPLPKGADASKIMYTCPMHPEVRQLGPGSCPKCGMALEPETITGEEGENPELTDFRRRFWIGLVLSLPLLVLEMGGHFMDFHLLDASISNWVQMVFATPVVLWAGWPFFERGWQSVKAKSLNMFTLVAMGTGVAWVYSVIATLAPGIFPDAFKSEGVVPVYFEAASVIIVLVLLGQMLELKARERTGGAIKALLGLAPKTAKRVNGDKEEEIAIEDIQLGDLLRIRPGEKVPVDGVVVEGKSHVDESMVTGEPMPIEKTESAKVIGGTVNGNGSLIIKAEKIGSDTMLAQIVQMVADAQRSQAPIQRVVDKVSGWFVPIVIVIAIIAFIAWTVFATAQGFSYGLIAAVSVLIIACPCALGLATPMSIMVGVGRGAKAGVLIKNAGALEILEKVDTLVVDKTGTLTEGKPALTHVVSAGDLSEDEVLRLAASLEQGSEHPLAEAIVRGAEGKGVKLAKANEFEAVTGKGVKGNVDRKKVALGNTKLLDDMGVDSSSLKEQADTYRAEGGTAMFVAVDGKLAGMIAVADPIKETTAKAIKDLHEAGLKIVMLTGDNDTTARSVAGKLGIDEVHADVLPQDKSRIVSELRDGGATIAMAGDGVNDAPALASAHVGIAMGTGTDVAMESAGVTLLRGDLNGIATAINLSRATMRNIRQNLFFAFIYNAAGVPIAAGVLYPFFGILLSPIIAAAAMSLSSLSVVANALRLNIKKI
- a CDS encoding DUF305 domain-containing protein, whose protein sequence is MNNYKRFLAMITTSTIVMFGLMYLNTYALDHVFFSETRTYMAIYMGGAMAVIMLSFMLGMYQNKTKNTAIFIGAIAIFALGVFLVRSQATVGDTSYMRAMIPHHSIAVLTSERSGIEDKRVRELADEIIKAQRREIKEMDWLIEDIKKNGKATTEAAAAERPVPEFEGEL
- a CDS encoding heavy metal-responsive transcriptional regulator, whose protein sequence is MTDKHYITIGKLSELSECPADTIRYYEKLGILKKPDRAANGYRVYSPDTLNILLFIRRGKIMNFTLDEIKQLLTMAENSSSVCGDILSMVEDKISKFKQQIADSKIALNSLERFAKDCPGGQVPAEHCPFVHYLNNKGGKCHENGKNK
- a CDS encoding DUF2231 domain-containing protein, whose translation is MPEIIPNWHPILVHFTFALLFLSPFAFLIAQFGKDQPWGKTFLIAGRVSLWTGVLITPLTLWAGFGAMEQAHHQISSQVDHYIHDHRNWAIATAASFALLALWAAINWRRGAKEGWLFVILALLALTPLTTTGYKGGELVYRHGVGVMSSSESSGKAHADDSESSDQEGTETNTNSDDGHEDHTH
- a CDS encoding FMN-binding glutamate synthase family protein, whose translation is MEQAFSHLDFLSTLFIFVIGCAALVAIVLFIHDKWQTHDAVKRNYPVIAWFRPLAKRMGEFFRRYISYSDRKGEPFNRAIRDWVKEAAEGKEDTRGFGSTRKKNSGNVILLKSSVFPSEPEEFTDAPILTIGPDCRHPYQPPSFFNMSALSFGAISAPAAEALSYGTEMAGCWLNTGEGGLAPYHTKGNGDIVFEMGTAKYGVRDKEGNLDKEKLKELAQNPQIKMFEIKLSQGAKPGKGGILPACKVTKEIAEIRNIPENEDSISPNRHKEAANTLQLLDFIAELREITGKPVGIKTALGDPAWVKELCEEVIQRGENAAPDFLTIDGSEGGSGAAPMMLMDYVALPIRIALPETAKIIHEHELKERIRLIASGQLVTPGDVAWALAAGADYVVSARGFMFSIGCIQAMRCHTNTCPSGVATHDLHLQKALKPQEKKHGVCNYVNRVREETALIARTCGLRHVREFTPEHIFIFNQSNNKEVSHA